The DNA sequence AATTGAACTTGTTATTATCATTTTCGTGAGAATATTAGAGAGCAAATTAAGTTTTTGGGCTTTCTAGTAGGTCTGAGTCACATAAAACATAGGTGAAGAGTCCAAATTATGATAAGTTAACGTGTAAAATTAGTACGACATTAATGAAAATCATCTCATAGACTAACGTGAGTTACTATTATAAATTTTGGAGTTCAAATTGATTCAATTATAACTTTTTAAGAGTTATTTTGATTTCGACCTCAAATTTTATGGGTCAAATTGAGTATTGAGGGTTATCAATGGCTAAAAAATGGGGGGTTGAATCTTGGcccctttttctttttcgtgtATACTTGCATTCTGTTAAGAAAATATAGGAGATATTTTGGTTTTATCTCTTAACTTGGTAGGAgatatttttgttttgtctccTATTGTGCAGAATCAGAAACAGAGATAAGAGTAGAGATTGATACACAAATGTATTCTAATTCAGTTACCTAGTGCAATGTAGcttacatctagtctccatcacaacagtgacgGAATTTACTATCTTTTCAACAGATTACagtcaccaattctccctaggatctCCCCAGTCCTATCTAGGACAAGTTTAGATTCTAATCCAACCTAAACTTGACTAAAATTCAACCTAActttcaacagcaaagtgctaacccaacttgtaaagGAATCCTCTCAGGATCATGacacaaaatagaaaaatttacaaagaatttCTGATATAACTATGGCTTTTTCTCCAAGTCTATCTCACTGTCTTTTTTCACTCAttagctttttcttacaaactttaccatttttgtcttttttttaataaaacttaGACAGACTAAATTGAGAAAAATTACAATATGAAAATCACGaaggaaaagaacaaaaacaGCTTAGGGAGCTATGGAAATCTAAACAAGTGCTCTTTCTCTCTTAGTTAATCCTTGgtcgttcacccttattatagaagagtgaaGTTTCCAAGGTTTGAACCAAGTACAACACTTGGATTGTCTTCTTCTCTAGCAACAGAACTAGCAGCGACGTGGTCAGAGGTGAGAGAGAGCAGAAGCAATGACATGCAACCTTACCTTTTTTTTTCAACCTTTTTCTTCAAGGATCTTGAATTTGGGCCGTTGATATTTGTTTTGGCCCCAAGTTAGTTTCTTGACCGTGAATTTTAGGCAGAGCATCATTGAGTTCTTCTTTTCCATAGTTTCTAGAATGGTGCTTTGTGCATAGTTGATTTCTTCACGATTTCTTGGAGAAGCACAAATGGAGAAATCAACTTTTGAGATGCTCTGCCCGAATGAGATTTACCCCTTTGTTGTAGCCCTTCTTCTTGCTTGAAATTTGTAAGAACCGTTTTGTTTTTGACTGTTCCCTAACTTcggctcttttctttttcttctttcttggttCTGAACTTTGATGtgaaaaggaagaaaaggaagagagagaagagagagtttgtgTTCGATAGAAGtgaaatgaaataataaaatagatattatataaggaaaaataattattaaGTCATTGTAGTATTTTTTGGTTGTTCACGGTATTCCCCAATTCGACAGACCAAGAACTAATCCGTCGCGAATCAAAGCTCCATTCAAGGCGACCcttacttaagcggacgagtAAGTTGACCACTTGACTAACCCAAGTTGGTTTTCATTGTAGTATTTTAATATTGGATAAACTACAAAAAATACATTCAAATTATTTTGACATAGACAAAAATGCTCCCGGATTTTGTAACtaacaaaaatattctcaaataatttaaaaacatgcaacagtatataataatataataaatataaaaataatttaatataaaaataaaattaaaaaatatttgttataaaagaatattataattttatatacttatttaataataatcgaattataatttgttgaaacttgattatttttaaaatattagtaaagatatgtattttaaattttttattttaggtttttgactattttatatttttttatttgcctGGGATCGGTTTTGTCGGTTCAACTAGTAATTCATTAAttaaaccaataaaccagtaaatTAGTAGCCTGATTAGTTCGATTATTTATTCGATTTTGACAACTATGATTTCACTTACCATATAAGAAGCTCTATTTGCCACATCTTTTTTTCAgttaactaaaatattttaattcatggTTATGTATTTTTGTCACGTctttaaataatttgaaaatatttttattaatgagAAAGTTTAAGAGTACAAAATAATTCGAATATATTTTTAATGGTTTATCTTTCAACATTTAATAAAACGTAAACTCATTCCTAGGCTTCTAGCTTAGAGAAGTTTGTTTGCACCAACCTTAAAGTcatataacataaaaagaaaaattatatgaaaatcaaACTGTGAAAATGAAATCATTAACTGCATAAGAGAGGAAAACAAGTACATATACATCTACACTAACCCAACCTTAGGAGCTTGGCTTAGGAGTTAGTATCCATAACAAGATAAAAGATACATTGCAAAGTACATAATTATATGATTTGATGTTCTCATTGTTACTCAATTATTCTATATGCTCGAGCCTAAAATTGCTATGAATAATTTTTGAGTTGATCATGAAATTAGGGAAGAAGGAAATATAGTCCTCTGAGACAGGCAAGCTCTCAGGAAGTGCTGATTGACAAAATATCAAAGGGTCCAATAACACTGCTTATGAGTGGAACACACACAAACATGGCCATTTTCCTTATGAGTAATCCACACCTTAAGAAGAACATAGAGCATATTTATATAATGGGTGGAGGTGTAAGGTCAAGCAACCCAACTGGTTGCTGCCCCAAAAATGCAACCTCTTCTTCCTGTGTGCCTAGGCAGTGTGGTGACCATGGCAACATGTTCACTGATTATAACACCAACCCTTTTGCAGAGTTCAATATTTTTGGAGACCCCTTTGCTGCATATCAGGTATGCCTCTTCAAAGTAATTTATAACAAAATTGTTAGGTGTATATAAAAAACCAGCCACTGAATCAGCCACCATGtatctatgtatatatatatgtgtgttgtttaatttattttcaatatgtattttgtatttcaatatatatttaatacGGATGGTTAATTTGGTAGCTAATTTTTGGTGTACTAGTATGATtgaatttataattattgtttaTTGTTAACACACATTGGTTAGTGCATGCATTAGTTCAATTATACCTCCAATATTTCAACATGTTTCAATTATAGATATTGACTTGTTATTGACATGTAAGCCTAGTTCAATCTTTGTTAATGATGTTAACTGATGAAATATATTTGAAATATcagagagaaaattaaaataaactaaaacaatAAAACATAGTTTAAAACTCAATTTTGCAGGTGATTCATTCTGGAATTCCTATCACCCTTGTACCACTTGATGCAACAAACACAATTCCCATCAATGAACAATTCTTTGATGCATTTGAAAAGAGTCAATACACATATGAGGCACAATATTGTTTCAAGTCCTTGAAAATAACTCGTGATACTTGGTTTGATGACCAATTCTATTCGGTAAATATATATGTTTCAGAAGTTATTTTGTTATTAACATCTGTTTTGTTTTACTTGATTATGGATGATAATTAGAGCTAATATATTATGCATAATGACTTTGTTGTTAGTAGAGTTATTTTATGTGGGATTCTTTCATGGCTGGTATAGCAATCTCAATCATGAGTAAACCCAATAACCAGAATGGAGAAAATGAATTTGCTGAAATGGAGTATATGAACATAACTGTCATTACTTCGAATAAACCCTACGGTGTATCTGATGGATCCAATCCATTCTTTGATAATCTTAAAGTTCCTAAGTTCAATCTAGAGAAAGGTGGGGTGCATAGTGGTCATGTTCAACAAGGACTAAGAGATCCTCTTTGCTTTGTCAAGAATGGCAAAGGAAAATGTCAGGTAGGCTTCTTTTCTAAGGTTGCAACTTCATTTTGTTACACACAATATCAGTTCTTATGATATGTTCTGCAACATGTTTTATAGGATGGTTACACAGCAGAGGTAAATGGCCCAGACTCAGTGAGAGTACTTGTTGCCACAAAAGCGAAGCCTAACCGGGATTTTGGGAGTTCACTTGACAGAGAATATTAcaaaaacttcttgaatgttagtttcactttttatttgaatatttatgtGTATCAGAATCTGATTTTGGTTCTTGGGTGGATTGAAGGTTCTAAAACAACCACAGAATTCTGGGAGGTTCAACTTCACTACACAGTTTCCTTACTACAAAGAAGAAACTTACAAGCCAAGTTTTCATAATAAAAGATTAGGAAAACCTATTGTGTTTGACATGGACATGAGTGCAGGAGATTTTCTTGCTCTATTTTACCTCCTGAAAGTGCCTGTTGAAGTCATCAATCTTAAGGTATCCATTCTAATGTTTCCCTTTTGGTTGTTTCTGtgaatggaagaaaagaaaaaaaaaagaactcttTATATTTGCTGAACTTAATCAGTGGCTTGTGGCTTAGGCAATCATTGTGAGCCCAACAGGATGGGCAAATGCAGCAACAATAGATATCATATATGACATCCTACACATGATGGGCCGCGACGACATCCCAGTTGGTCTTGGAGATGTTTTTGCAATGAATCAGACAGATCCAATCTTCCCAGCTGTTGGACAATGCAATTATGTTAAGGCTATTCCCCATGGAAGTGGCGGCTTTCTAGACTCTGACACGCTCTATGGCCTTGCTCGCTGTCTACCTCGCAGCCCAAGAAGGTTACTACTTtcataaatcataaaaatttcaagTGTTCCTTGTCAACAATAATAGAGTAACTACCTCAGTCATGATGAccaaactgtttttttttttaattcaggtATACAGCAGAAAACTCTGTAAAGTTTGGGGCTCCTCGTGATACTGATCACCCTGAACTTAGACAATCATTAGCCATGGAAGTTTGGGATTCTATATTGCAAACTGAACCAAATTCTAAGATCACAGTATTAACTAATGGACCCTTGACTAATTTGGCAAAGGTGGTATCATTCAAGAATGTTAGCTCTAGAATTGAGGTATGATTGATATAACATTATTTTAATTGGCATAGGGAAGTATGAAAAATGATATAACTTTTATTGCAACATGTTATAGGAGGTTTATGTAGTTGGGGGACATATCAGCAGCAATGTCAATGACAAAGGAAATATATTTTCTGTTCCCTCAAATCAATATGCAGAATTCAATATGTTCTTGGACCCTTTAGCTGCCAAGACAGTATTTGAATCACAACTTAGCATCACACTCATTCCACTCACTGTCCAGCGCAATGTAAGTTCTTTCCCCGATATCATAAGCCGGTTGCTTCGGACAAAAGGAACAAAAACCCCGGAGGCTATGTTTTCTAAGCGCTTGCTGTCAAGGCTATACCGTTTGAagcaagttcatgaaagatatcagCATATGGTATAGGTTCCTAAATCCACATCTAATTTCTAGCTTATGTAAAACTTCATGAGTAATGTATTTTAATATCATGTTGCAGGACACATTCTTGGGGGAAATTCTAGGTGCAGTTGTCATGGCTGATAACCATTTAAGTCTTAATCCGAAATTTGAGGTGAAGCCAATTAAAGTTTTGGCTGATGGTGTGGAATCCAGTGATGGAAAAATTGTAGTGGATGAGGAACATGGGAAATTAGTGAGAATTTTAAGGCAGGTGGATGTGAAAGGTTATCATGATTTGTATGCAGAGAAGCTTAGTGATCATAATCAGTCAGCTAAGGTAGCAAGCTTTGAAGAACAGAGGAGAAAATGGAGTAATCCTCAAGGTCAAAGCTAAGAGCAATTCTTTGTGATCATTTTGCAAATAATAACCCATCTTTtgtcatataattttaaatttatatgatATGGTATTAGTTGTGTGGTTGATAATTCTTCAATGCTTGATATTTCATATGCTATTTGAATCTACAGTCTACACTAACTATGTCAATAGCCATTAATCTTTAATTTTGGAATGAAAAAAATATAGGAAACCAATTTTTAGTTAACTAACATTAACCAATTTTAGTATTtaggtttataatttaagatcTAGAGTTAAATGTTTATGATTTagaatctaaaaattaaaataattaaaaaataattaaaaaaataattgatattaCTTGAAAAAAAGTTTATGGAAGAAAGTGATTTGCTCTTGTAATCACATGAATCCGTCTGAGATGCTGAGTGTTCAGCCTATACCTACGAGAGAGGGTCTATGGAAGGATATATGCCTTTTGCAAATCAGGGAGTCACATGTGAGAGAGAAAATGATCGGCGGCTTCGCTATGGATTTGGAGAATGGCAGAACAATCCGGTTCTGGGAGGATAGATGGTTACCTAGTGGGACGTTGAAGGATGAGTTCCCACGACTTTTCTTGGTCTCAAACCTTAAAGGATCTGTTATaagggattgtgggttttggaaTGAGATAGAGTGAATATGGACTTTTCAATGGCAGAGAGAGTTATTTCAATGGGAGTTGGAGATAGTAAGCCAACTTCATGAGAGGTTACATTCAGTTAGGCCAACATATGAGAAAGGATAGAGTGGTTTTGAAATTTGATAAGTCAGGTATTTTTTTGACTAACTCTTTTGTGCATGTCTTGCAAGCGGAAATTCTCCTAGAGGCAATCCTTAGCTATAGCTTCACTAGTTCTATTTGGAGAGGATTCGTCTCACCAAGGATTGAGTTATTTGCTTGGTTTGTGTTGGTTGGCAGGGCGACTACTAAGAATCGACTGTGTAGATTAGGGGTCCTTGACCAGAATAATAATTTGTGTGTTTTATTTTATAAGTCTATAGAGTCTGCCTTTCATTTATTTATTGGTTGTGAGATTACTTGGCAGGTGTGATGTGCTTGACTGTTTGCTCTTGGAAGGATTTAGATAGTGCCAAGTTCACTAAAGCAACACTTTGAAAGTTAGACAAATGCCTCTGTGCGAAAGGTGGAGAGAAAGCGGTGGTTCATTGGCTTCTTTACAGTTATTTGGATAATTTGGCAAGAAAGGAATgccaaaatcttcaaaaatcaagccTCAGATGTGGTGGACATTATAAGTAGGTCTTTTAGTTTTTCTGATGAATGGATTGGAAATGCACCATGTAGTtattgatggcaatgccgaaaATGACTCGGGGTTACTAGGTTTTTAATGTCTTTGACGTGTTTGTCGTTATCTGGTTTATTTGCTTTTCAATGCTCCACCTTACGGTGAGCTCTATGcacttccaaaaaaaaaattagttacctaaggtagcgtttggtggagagacaaatactgaaagactgagactgagagacaaagactaagagacagaaactgaaataagttttagtattctgtttggtgccaagtgagagacaaaaattgaaacaagaataaaactctaatttaatttgcacaaagaataaaattggaattaattaattaaaatgagagtattttaggtataaaatattattaaaatttcagtctttgtttctaaaaatatcagtcccctgtgtccctacattTTGGAggcactgaaatactgaaattttggagacagaaacaaaaattttagtaccagtctctgaaccaacaaacatgatactgtgtCTCAATCTTTCagtctctgtcccagtactgcaaaaCAAAAGCTACCTAATATTACTCTTTTGGAATATCAAAAAGTTAAAAAAGTAAAGGACTAAAGGTTGAAatccaataaaaaaaagtaaCGGATTTTAGTCTTTCAAATTTCaactaattcttattttttactaaaaaaaaattactctttTAAAACATTAATGAATATTCTTGACAATTAATTAGCAAAATCCGTTTTTTATATAGATCAAAATCCTTATTATAACtacaattttaaatttcaaccataaagtaaacaaaaataatatgtttatattaaaaattatttatcaaatcaaTCATTATAGATTTGTGTATAAACATATGTTATTTCGCGTataatcaatatatattttatatttaaattacgaGTGATTTGGTGGCTTATTTATACCGGGGcaatttatgtttttaaattatttgaactcCAATTTTACGTAAATACATTGTTTCAAAAACGGATACGTAAATACATTGTTTCACTATTTtatataaaccgctactgccagtagcggtttacaatTGCACAGAAATCGCTAGTATCAGCCGCGGATTATGTGTATTTTTGGCTGGTCACaaaccgctgctgccagcagcAGTTTATGTAAGTTGGTGTGCGTGCGTAAACCGCTGGTGCCTATAGCGGTTTACATTTAGTATGTGTCAATGGGTTCCCTATATAAACCATGGAGGGGCCAAATATAGAGAGGTAGAGTTTTATTCACAAATGGATGGGAAAGatagtattaaaaaaatacaatactcaaagtattaaattatataaataaagactatttttttattctcatctcttttacaatttataaataataaaatagtttatttttagtCAAAAGTTcactaaatcatatattttttctctttaacaatcacttcattctcttttatttatatcaactATACAAGAGATACTAGGAGAGTTTGAAACATGGGTTGTATTCTTTGCTGCTGATTTACATTTGAGGTTCTAGCTAaacgaattttttttatttgtgcaactttATTGTTTTAtgccaaaatataaaaattatttgtattttatagttgattgattggataaataatagtgataacatcataattttgatgaataaaataaaaaatataaatatgcatgtaataattttttatttgtatttattattaaaatgagactaaatagcaaatcaaagagtgagtatcgacagagtactaaaatatataaattaagactaattttttttatattcatccCTTCTAGAactcatgaatgataaaataatttatttttagtaaaaaatagtgaatttcttcactaaaaatagcaaatcaaataaaaaaaattcactattttttactaaaaaagttattttatcattcatgaattttagaagggatgaagataaaagaaaattagtcttaatttatatattttagtactctgTGAATACTTCCTCCTTGATTTGCTATTTAgtttcattttaataataaatacaaataaaaaattattacatgcatatttatattttttattttattcatcaaaattatgatgttatcactattatttatccaatcaatcaactataaaatacaaataatttttattttttggcataAAACAATaaagttgcacaaataaaaaaaattcgttTAGCTAGAACCTCAAATGTAAATCAGCAGCAAAGAATACAACCCATATTTCAAACTCTCCTAGTATcttgatataaataaaagagaatgaagtgattgttaaagagaaaaaatatatgatttagtgAACTTTTGactaaaaataaactattttattatttataaattgtaaaagagatgagaataaaaaaatagtcttatataatttaatactttgagtattgtatttttttaatactatCATCTCCATCCATTTGTGAATAAAACTCTACCTCTCTACATTTGGCCCCTCCATGGTTTATATAGGGAGCCCATTGACACATACTAAACTAAACTGCTATAGGCACCAGCGGTTTACGCAAGCACACCAACCTACATAAACCGCTGCTGCCTCACCAACCAAAAATACACATAATTCGCGGTTGGTACTAGCAGTTTCTATGCAattgtaaaccgctactgccagtagcggtttatataaaatagtgaaacaatgtatttgcgtatCCGTTTTTGAAACAATGTATTTACATAAAATTGGAGTTCAAACAATTTAAAAACGTAAATTGCCCTATATATTGCTATTAGGATTGAGAAGcgataaaattaaagataaacaaaacaacaaaagataggGCTTAATTTGCGCAGCATCTAATAGAGAGGGAGAAGGCTACCACATATAGATTTGACTTTGTGAAGAAGAGAATCAtatcatatcttgtgatgattCACCTTATCTTGGGCCACCAACTTCATAGAATTATTGGCTGTCCCCATTTTCTTATTCCAATATAATAAAGTAACTTTATATCTCCACAATCTTTTACCATTATCCTATGATTCCATTGCCAACTAATGCCATGTGATAATGACAACAATGTCACTATTCACTTTTCTTCAAGTTTATACCAGCAGAAACAATTCAATTCCAAATAGTCACCTGTCTCTATCAGTTTAAGAagaaaacaacaataatattCACTAGGCTATCCCCACAGCATAATTGGTCTATGTACAAAAATCTAAGCAAATTTTGTAAAACGGCCATTTTTTCTTCACATATGGTGAAACTTGTTTCTGATTCAAATTCTAATAAACCATCTGATCCTGTTGCTATCTAATTAGACTTTGTTAAACCATGCAAAAAAATGACAAATTACACTAGTTGTTCTGTTTCTTAAATAAGGTACAGAAGATGGAAACTTCAAACTTCCTTGTTCTCAATACATGAGAATCCACACATTCATCACAGCATAAAAGAGAAAAACTTCAACCAAGGAGAAGACGACTCCAAAACACTCTTACAAGCTTCTATTTTTACAAATTGGATCAGTCAGAAACTAAGTTCCATCAAAGGGATCGATCCTCCGGCTGCCATAATCTGTTGCTCAAGCTGCACAAATTAAAGTACACATGAATAAACataaatgtaaaaataaattCACAATGAAAGAATATGTTCTTCAGGCAATTTTTTATTATGGTTACCCTGAAGAGTGTTTCAAGCTTATTTTTGACAAGGCAGCATTCTTGCTTAACTTGGTGCAGACATTTCAGGCACCTacagaaat is a window from the Arachis hypogaea cultivar Tifrunner chromosome 1, arahy.Tifrunner.gnm2.J5K5, whole genome shotgun sequence genome containing:
- the LOC112705002 gene encoding nucleoside hydrolase 3 isoform X1; translation: MLLLSLLRRWRWCLVCVILIIGGGGRGMAGKPQRILLDTDVDTDDLFALLYLLKLNTSLFQLEGVTISANAWTDSGHAVNQIYDLLYMMGRDEIAVGVGGEGGILENGTVLGNVGGYLPIIQQAIRTAGGCRYRQAIPVGLGGRLDVNSNYGIRKAFLPQGRRKYSPLRQASSQEVLIDKISKGPITLLMSGTHTNMAIFLMSNPHLKKNIEHIYIMGGGVRSSNPTGCCPKNATSSSCVPRQCGDHGNMFTDYNTNPFAEFNIFGDPFAAYQVIHSGIPITLVPLDATNTIPINEQFFDAFEKSQYTYEAQYCFKSLKITRDTWFDDQFYSSYFMWDSFMAGIAISIMSKPNNQNGENEFAEMEYMNITVITSNKPYGVSDGSNPFFDNLKVPKFNLEKGGVHSGHVQQGLRDPLCFVKNGKGKCQDGYTAEVNGPDSVRVLVATKAKPNRDFGSSLDREYYKNFLNVLKQPQNSGRFNFTTQFPYYKEETYKPSFHNKRLGKPIVFDMDMSAGDFLALFYLLKVPVEVINLKAIIVSPTGWANAATIDIIYDILHMMGRDDIPVGLGDVFAMNQTDPIFPAVGQCNYVKAIPHGSGGFLDSDTLYGLARCLPRSPRRYTAENSVKFGAPRDTDHPELRQSLAMEVWDSILQTEPNSKITVLTNGPLTNLAKVVSFKNVSSRIEEVYVVGGHISSNVNDKGNIFSVPSNQYAEFNMFLDPLAAKTVFESQLSITLIPLTVQRNVSSFPDIISRLLRTKGTKTPEAMFSKRLLSRLYRLKQVHERYQHMDTFLGEILGAVVMADNHLSLNPKFEVKPIKVLADGVESSDGKIVVDEEHGKLVRILRQVDVKGYHDLYAEKLSDHNQSAKVASFEEQRRKWSNPQGQS
- the LOC112705002 gene encoding nucleoside hydrolase 3 isoform X2; this translates as MMGRDEIAVGVGGEGGILENGTVLGNVGGYLPIIQQAIRTAGGCRYRQAIPVGLGGRLDVNSNYGIRKAFLPQGRRKYSPLRQASSQEVLIDKISKGPITLLMSGTHTNMAIFLMSNPHLKKNIEHIYIMGGGVRSSNPTGCCPKNATSSSCVPRQCGDHGNMFTDYNTNPFAEFNIFGDPFAAYQVIHSGIPITLVPLDATNTIPINEQFFDAFEKSQYTYEAQYCFKSLKITRDTWFDDQFYSSYFMWDSFMAGIAISIMSKPNNQNGENEFAEMEYMNITVITSNKPYGVSDGSNPFFDNLKVPKFNLEKGGVHSGHVQQGLRDPLCFVKNGKGKCQDGYTAEVNGPDSVRVLVATKAKPNRDFGSSLDREYYKNFLNVLKQPQNSGRFNFTTQFPYYKEETYKPSFHNKRLGKPIVFDMDMSAGDFLALFYLLKVPVEVINLKAIIVSPTGWANAATIDIIYDILHMMGRDDIPVGLGDVFAMNQTDPIFPAVGQCNYVKAIPHGSGGFLDSDTLYGLARCLPRSPRRYTAENSVKFGAPRDTDHPELRQSLAMEVWDSILQTEPNSKITVLTNGPLTNLAKVVSFKNVSSRIEEVYVVGGHISSNVNDKGNIFSVPSNQYAEFNMFLDPLAAKTVFESQLSITLIPLTVQRNVSSFPDIISRLLRTKGTKTPEAMFSKRLLSRLYRLKQVHERYQHMDTFLGEILGAVVMADNHLSLNPKFEVKPIKVLADGVESSDGKIVVDEEHGKLVRILRQVDVKGYHDLYAEKLSDHNQSAKVASFEEQRRKWSNPQGQS